From Mya arenaria isolate MELC-2E11 chromosome 12, ASM2691426v1, the proteins below share one genomic window:
- the LOC128211784 gene encoding serine/arginine-rich splicing factor 10-like isoform X3, whose product MSRYSRPPNTSLYVRNVPDQTRPEELRSLFGKYGPLSDVYVPVDYYTKRARGFAYIQFEDPRDADDALYHLDRSRFYGRELEIEFARGDRKTPNQMRTKERPSRRSPHRGRYDDRRSHRSHSRSPRRRSRSRSGEKRYRSRSRSNDYDRRRRSRSKSYERRRSRSRGRRSYTRSRSPSPRGARSYSRSRSGSPPPRAAERGPRSRTRTPDRD is encoded by the exons GCCAGAAGAATTGAGATCATTATTTGGAAAATATGGACCTTTGTCAGATGTTTATGTTCCTGTTGACTACTATACCAAACGAGCCAGAGGATTTGCGTACATACA GTTCGAAGATCCCCGAGATGCAGATGATGCCCTATATCACCTTGACAGATCAAGGTTCTACGGACGGGAGCTGGAAATCGAATTTGCCAGAGGAGACAGGAAGA CCCCAAATCAGATGAGAACTAAAGAGCGCCCAAGCAGGAGGTCTCCACACAGAGGACGTTATGATGATAGGCGTAGCCACCGGTCTCACAGCAGAAGCCCAAG GAGAAGGTCAAGATCCAGGAGTGGTGAAAAAAG ATACAGATCTAGATCTAGGAGTAACGATTATGATCGTAGGAG AAGATCCCGCTCCAAGAGTTATGAGAGAAG ACGTTCCCGAAGCCGAGGTCGCCGTTCGTACACCCGATCCCGGTCCCCCTCCCCAAG GGGGGCAAGGTCGTACAGTCGATCAAGGTCAGGATCACCACCACCGAGAGCAGCAGAGAGGGGGCCTAGAAGTCGCACAAGAACCCCAGACAGAGATTAA
- the LOC128211784 gene encoding serine/arginine-rich splicing factor 10-like isoform X2: MSRYSRPPNTSLYVRNVPDQTRPEELRSLFGKYGPLSDVYVPVDYYTKRARGFAYIQFEDPRDADDALYHLDRSRFYGRELEIEFARGDRKTPNQMRTKERPSRRSPHRGRYDDRRSHRSHSRSPRRRSRSRSGEKRYRSRSRSNDYDRRSRRSRSKSYERRRSRSRGRRSYTRSRSPSPRGARSYSRSRSGSPPPRAAERGPRSRTRTPDRD, encoded by the exons GCCAGAAGAATTGAGATCATTATTTGGAAAATATGGACCTTTGTCAGATGTTTATGTTCCTGTTGACTACTATACCAAACGAGCCAGAGGATTTGCGTACATACA GTTCGAAGATCCCCGAGATGCAGATGATGCCCTATATCACCTTGACAGATCAAGGTTCTACGGACGGGAGCTGGAAATCGAATTTGCCAGAGGAGACAGGAAGA CCCCAAATCAGATGAGAACTAAAGAGCGCCCAAGCAGGAGGTCTCCACACAGAGGACGTTATGATGATAGGCGTAGCCACCGGTCTCACAGCAGAAGCCCAAG GAGAAGGTCAAGATCCAGGAGTGGTGAAAAAAG ATACAGATCTAGATCTAGGAGTAACGATTATGATCGTAGGAG CAGAAGATCCCGCTCCAAGAGTTATGAGAGAAG ACGTTCCCGAAGCCGAGGTCGCCGTTCGTACACCCGATCCCGGTCCCCCTCCCCAAG GGGGGCAAGGTCGTACAGTCGATCAAGGTCAGGATCACCACCACCGAGAGCAGCAGAGAGGGGGCCTAGAAGTCGCACAAGAACCCCAGACAGAGATTAA
- the LOC128211574 gene encoding FHF complex subunit HOOK interacting protein 2A-like isoform X2, with product MFSKFSSIIQHAVDALAPQLSLQEEFVHHWKAITSFFIDNKGEKIPVEQTNLGAHVEQMLVLLQREAEGGDGGSYGPCLEYLLQHKLLDTLYSLGRTDYPPGMKQIVLSFFTRLLSRVRQPLLAHVNVYRAVQRLIKTCGEVKAGPTEIEEIQFLCTVCAKIKADPYLVNFFLEAPKSTSSVSSPPGEGLNSEDKLQQDFPLVKTLLALSNSEDSRVAVKACEGLMLCSSLPDPVAAHCLLNSTQFCHDLTRRLINTYRRLPSQVNPIDLEHVQAKWGLEVVTQREDEGAFPGRRQLVSFLSWLDYLDQLSSIANPIVAEALARNIHQHFLTTMFKPDLMQMSETGCITATAYMNRCLRTVCSQRLLSELVLFLLGDDRKPETPADSGDSLCARLIQRCSGVSEEMSLVTLQLFDTLLQKDDEHIVHNLVLRNLEARAYYNPPAKTKSSRITDTKSSTQCQNNIVIDSSNNNVCQSSTVEYDTDSKSDSKNHNSPSESQKTTESLSDKCSEIQEPDRTDKSCLNEDTDKGDDKPRDGLNESMEGDAPDIEQKVGIPGIEISPFSTPQHVKTEVHKVVNSFLTLLPEELKSSYQTADSGYDMYLKDANKQFSAMLESCKSWGYPADPTCTPSDGAQSAQFYEGAFLKMVLDRLTHLLDQSYPINLQLTSVISRLALVPHPCLHEFLLDPFLSMQPGTRNLYTVFLKISNEIKAQFSSEPNLGMHLVRVRKKLMGTGSTLQKVDSESRLEAIIVFEEFCKELSAIAFVKHHAAVTQDK from the exons ATGTTCTCGAAATTTTCAAGTATTATCCAACATGCCGTGGATGCA TTGGCGCCCCAGCTATCACTGCAGGAGGAGTTTGTTCATCACTGGAAAGCCATCACATCATTCTTCATAGATAACAAGG GAGAGAAGATTCCTGTGGAGCAGACGAATCTGGGCGCACACGTGGAGCAGATGTTGGTCCTGTTACAGCGTGAGGCAGAGGGAGGGGATGGGGGATCGTACGGGCCGTGTCTGGAGTACCTCCTACAGCACAAACTGCTTGATACACTCTACTCCCTCGGCAGGACAGAT TACCCACCCGGCATGAAGCAGATAGTGCTGTCATTTTTCACCCGTCTTCTGTCACGAGTCAGACAGCCCCTCCTGGCCCATGTGAACGTGTATAGGGCTGTCCAG CGGTTGATCAAGACTTGTGGGGAGGTAAAAGCAGGTCCGACAGAGATTGAGGAGATACAGTTCCTGTGTACTGTGTGTGCCAAAATCAAGGCTGATCCCTACCTAGTCAACTTCTTCCTTGAG GCTCCAAAGTCCACCAGCTCTGTAAGCAGCCCTCCTGGGGAGGGTTTGAACTCGGAGGACAAGCTACAACAGGACTTCCCGCTAGTTAAAACACTGTTGGCACTCTCAAATAGCGAG GACAGTCGCGTAGCAGTGAAGGCGTGTGAGGGGTTGATGCTGTGTTCTAGCCTGCCGGACCCAGTAGCCGCCCACTGTCTGTTGAACAGCACCCAGTTCTGTCACGATCTCACCCGTCGCCTTATAAATACCTACCGCAGACTACCGTCACAGGTCAACCCCATTGACCTGGAACATGTCCAGGCAAAATGGGG TCTTGAGGTTGTCACCCAGAGAGAAGATGAGGGAGCGTTTCCAGGACGACGTCAGCTGGTATCGTTCCTCTCCTGGCTCGACTATCTCGACCAGCTTTCCTCCATAGCCAACCCCATTGTGGCTGAGGCCCTGGCGCGCAATATACACCAACATTTTCTTACAACCATGTTCAAACCGGACCTCATGCAgat GTCGGAGACAGGTTGTATCACAGCTACGGCGTACATGAACAGATGTCTACGCACCGTCTGCTCTCAGCGACTTCTGTCTG AGTTGGTGCTGTTTTTGCTTGGTGATGATCGTAAACCAGAAACACCGGCCGACTCTGGCGATTCCTTATGTGCCCGCCTTATACAGCGCTGTTCCGGCGTCTCAGAAGAG ATGTCTCTAGTCACCCTACAGCTGTTTGACACCCTCCTACAGAAAGACGATGAGCATATTGTCCACAATCTAGTGCTTCGTAACCTTGAGGCTAGAGCCTACTATAACCCACCAGCCAAAACCAAGTCTTCCCGTATTACTGACACAAAATCTTCCACTCAGTGCCAAAACAATATTGTGATAGACAGTTCTAACAATAATGTTTGTCAGTCTTCCACTGTGGAATATGATACAGATTCCAAATCAGATTCTAAAAATCATAACAGCCCCTCTGAGTctcaaaaaacaacagaatcTCTAAGTGATAAGTGTTCAGAAATCCAGGAGCCAGATAGAACTGATAAAAGTTGTCTCAATGAGGATACAGACAAAGGTGATGATAAGCCTAGGGATGGTCTTAACGAGTCTATGGAAGGTGATGCTCCAGATATAGAACAGAAAGTGGGAATTCCAg GAATTGAGATATCCCCATTTTCCACACCTCAGCATGTAAAAACAGAAGTTCACAAGGTTGTCAATAG TTTCCTGACCCTTTTGCCGGAGGAGCTCAAGTCCAGTTACCAGACGGCAGACAGTGGCTATGACATGTACCTCAAAGATGCTAACAAACAG TTCTCTGCAATGTTGGAGAGCTGCAAGTCCTGGGGCTACCCTGCCGACCCTACATGTACACCCAGTGATGGGGCCCAGAGTGCCCAGTTTTACGAGGGCGCCTTCCTCAAGATGGTTCTAGACCGCCTCACCCACCTTTTAGATCAG AGTTACCCGATCAACCTTCAGTTGACATCAGTTATATCTAGGCTGGCATTGGTTCCCCATCCATGTCTTCACGAGTTCCTCCTGGACCCCTTTCTGTCCATGCAGCCGGGAACCAGAAACCTATACACTGTCTTCCTAAAG ATTTCCAACGAGATTAAAGCCCAGTTTTCTTCTGAGCCTAATCTTGGCATGCATTTGGTCCGAGTTCGTAAAAAGCTCATGGGAACTGGCTCGACATTACAAAA GGTTGATAGTGAGAGCAGACTGGAGGCTATTATCGTATTTGAAGAGTTCTGTAAGGAGCTGTCAGCCATCGCCTTCGTGAAACACCATGCTGCCGTGACACAGGACAAGtag
- the LOC128211784 gene encoding serine/arginine-rich splicing factor 10-like isoform X6 encodes MSRYSRPPNTSLYVRNVPDQTRPEELRSLFGKYGPLSDVYVPLDYYTRRSRGFAYIQFEDPRDADDALYHLDRSRFYGRELEIEFARGDRKTPNQMRTKERPSRRSPHRGRYDDRRSHRSHSRSPRRRSRSRSGEKRYRSRSRSNDYDRRRRSRSKSYERRRSRSRGRRSYTRSRSPSPRGARSYSRSRSGSPPPRAAERGPRSRTRTPDRD; translated from the exons GCCGGAAGAATTGAGATCATTATTTGGAAAGTATGGGCCTTTGTCCGATGTATATGTACCTCTTGACTACTATACGAGAAGGTCCAGAGGATTTGCTTACATACA GTTCGAAGATCCCCGAGATGCAGATGATGCCCTATATCACCTTGACAGATCAAGGTTCTACGGACGGGAGCTGGAAATCGAATTTGCCAGAGGAGACAGGAAGA CCCCAAATCAGATGAGAACTAAAGAGCGCCCAAGCAGGAGGTCTCCACACAGAGGACGTTATGATGATAGGCGTAGCCACCGGTCTCACAGCAGAAGCCCAAG GAGAAGGTCAAGATCCAGGAGTGGTGAAAAAAG ATACAGATCTAGATCTAGGAGTAACGATTATGATCGTAGGAG AAGATCCCGCTCCAAGAGTTATGAGAGAAG ACGTTCCCGAAGCCGAGGTCGCCGTTCGTACACCCGATCCCGGTCCCCCTCCCCAAG GGGGGCAAGGTCGTACAGTCGATCAAGGTCAGGATCACCACCACCGAGAGCAGCAGAGAGGGGGCCTAGAAGTCGCACAAGAACCCCAGACAGAGATTAA
- the LOC128211574 gene encoding FHF complex subunit HOOK interacting protein 2A-like isoform X1, whose translation MFSKFSSIIQHAVDALAPQLSLQEEFVHHWKAITSFFIDNKGEKIPVEQTNLGAHVEQMLVLLQREAEGGDGGSYGPCLEYLLQHKLLDTLYSLGRTDYPPGMKQIVLSFFTRLLSRVRQPLLAHVNVYRAVQRLIKTCGEVKAGPTEIEEIQFLCTVCAKIKADPYLVNFFLEAPKSTSSVSSPPGEGLNSEDKLQQDFPLVKTLLALSNSEDSRVAVKACEGLMLCSSLPDPVAAHCLLNSTQFCHDLTRRLINTYRRLPSQVNPIDLEHVQAKWGLEVVTQREDEGAFPGRRQLVSFLSWLDYLDQLSSIANPIVAEALARNIHQHFLTTMFKPDLMQMSETGCITATAYMNRCLRTVCSQRLLSELVLFLLGDDRKPETPADSGDSLCARLIQRCSGVSEEMSLVTLQLFDTLLQKDDEHIVHNLVLRNLEARAYYNPPAKTKSSRITDTKSSTQCQNNIVIDSSNNNVCQSSTVEYDTDSKSDSKNHNSPSESQKTTESLSDKCSEIQEPDRTDKSCLNEDTDKGDDKPRDGLNESMEGDAPDIEQKVGIPGIEISPFSTPQHVKTEVHKVVNSFLTLLPEELKSSYQTADSGYDMYLKDANKQFSAMLESCKSWGYPADPTCTPSDGAQSAQFYEGAFLKMVLDRLTHLLDQSYPINLQLTSVISRLALVPHPCLHEFLLDPFLSMQPGTRNLYTVFLKISNEIKAQFSSEPNLGMHLVRVRKKLMGTGSTLQKLRDMALPGTVRVDSESRLEAIIVFEEFCKELSAIAFVKHHAAVTQDK comes from the exons ATGTTCTCGAAATTTTCAAGTATTATCCAACATGCCGTGGATGCA TTGGCGCCCCAGCTATCACTGCAGGAGGAGTTTGTTCATCACTGGAAAGCCATCACATCATTCTTCATAGATAACAAGG GAGAGAAGATTCCTGTGGAGCAGACGAATCTGGGCGCACACGTGGAGCAGATGTTGGTCCTGTTACAGCGTGAGGCAGAGGGAGGGGATGGGGGATCGTACGGGCCGTGTCTGGAGTACCTCCTACAGCACAAACTGCTTGATACACTCTACTCCCTCGGCAGGACAGAT TACCCACCCGGCATGAAGCAGATAGTGCTGTCATTTTTCACCCGTCTTCTGTCACGAGTCAGACAGCCCCTCCTGGCCCATGTGAACGTGTATAGGGCTGTCCAG CGGTTGATCAAGACTTGTGGGGAGGTAAAAGCAGGTCCGACAGAGATTGAGGAGATACAGTTCCTGTGTACTGTGTGTGCCAAAATCAAGGCTGATCCCTACCTAGTCAACTTCTTCCTTGAG GCTCCAAAGTCCACCAGCTCTGTAAGCAGCCCTCCTGGGGAGGGTTTGAACTCGGAGGACAAGCTACAACAGGACTTCCCGCTAGTTAAAACACTGTTGGCACTCTCAAATAGCGAG GACAGTCGCGTAGCAGTGAAGGCGTGTGAGGGGTTGATGCTGTGTTCTAGCCTGCCGGACCCAGTAGCCGCCCACTGTCTGTTGAACAGCACCCAGTTCTGTCACGATCTCACCCGTCGCCTTATAAATACCTACCGCAGACTACCGTCACAGGTCAACCCCATTGACCTGGAACATGTCCAGGCAAAATGGGG TCTTGAGGTTGTCACCCAGAGAGAAGATGAGGGAGCGTTTCCAGGACGACGTCAGCTGGTATCGTTCCTCTCCTGGCTCGACTATCTCGACCAGCTTTCCTCCATAGCCAACCCCATTGTGGCTGAGGCCCTGGCGCGCAATATACACCAACATTTTCTTACAACCATGTTCAAACCGGACCTCATGCAgat GTCGGAGACAGGTTGTATCACAGCTACGGCGTACATGAACAGATGTCTACGCACCGTCTGCTCTCAGCGACTTCTGTCTG AGTTGGTGCTGTTTTTGCTTGGTGATGATCGTAAACCAGAAACACCGGCCGACTCTGGCGATTCCTTATGTGCCCGCCTTATACAGCGCTGTTCCGGCGTCTCAGAAGAG ATGTCTCTAGTCACCCTACAGCTGTTTGACACCCTCCTACAGAAAGACGATGAGCATATTGTCCACAATCTAGTGCTTCGTAACCTTGAGGCTAGAGCCTACTATAACCCACCAGCCAAAACCAAGTCTTCCCGTATTACTGACACAAAATCTTCCACTCAGTGCCAAAACAATATTGTGATAGACAGTTCTAACAATAATGTTTGTCAGTCTTCCACTGTGGAATATGATACAGATTCCAAATCAGATTCTAAAAATCATAACAGCCCCTCTGAGTctcaaaaaacaacagaatcTCTAAGTGATAAGTGTTCAGAAATCCAGGAGCCAGATAGAACTGATAAAAGTTGTCTCAATGAGGATACAGACAAAGGTGATGATAAGCCTAGGGATGGTCTTAACGAGTCTATGGAAGGTGATGCTCCAGATATAGAACAGAAAGTGGGAATTCCAg GAATTGAGATATCCCCATTTTCCACACCTCAGCATGTAAAAACAGAAGTTCACAAGGTTGTCAATAG TTTCCTGACCCTTTTGCCGGAGGAGCTCAAGTCCAGTTACCAGACGGCAGACAGTGGCTATGACATGTACCTCAAAGATGCTAACAAACAG TTCTCTGCAATGTTGGAGAGCTGCAAGTCCTGGGGCTACCCTGCCGACCCTACATGTACACCCAGTGATGGGGCCCAGAGTGCCCAGTTTTACGAGGGCGCCTTCCTCAAGATGGTTCTAGACCGCCTCACCCACCTTTTAGATCAG AGTTACCCGATCAACCTTCAGTTGACATCAGTTATATCTAGGCTGGCATTGGTTCCCCATCCATGTCTTCACGAGTTCCTCCTGGACCCCTTTCTGTCCATGCAGCCGGGAACCAGAAACCTATACACTGTCTTCCTAAAG ATTTCCAACGAGATTAAAGCCCAGTTTTCTTCTGAGCCTAATCTTGGCATGCATTTGGTCCGAGTTCGTAAAAAGCTCATGGGAACTGGCTCGACATTACAAAA ACTAAGAGACATGGCCTTACCAGGTACAGTTAG GGTTGATAGTGAGAGCAGACTGGAGGCTATTATCGTATTTGAAGAGTTCTGTAAGGAGCTGTCAGCCATCGCCTTCGTGAAACACCATGCTGCCGTGACACAGGACAAGtag
- the LOC128211784 gene encoding serine/arginine-rich splicing factor 10-like isoform X1, whose amino-acid sequence MSRYSRPPNTSLYVRNVPDQTRPEELRSLFGKYGPLSDVYVPLDYYTRRSRGFAYIQFEDPRDADDALYHLDRSRFYGRELEIEFARGDRKTPNQMRTKERPSRRSPHRGRYDDRRSHRSHSRSPRRRSRSRSGEKRYRSRSRSNDYDRRSRRSRSKSYERRRSRSRGRRSYTRSRSPSPRGARSYSRSRSGSPPPRAAERGPRSRTRTPDRD is encoded by the exons GCCGGAAGAATTGAGATCATTATTTGGAAAGTATGGGCCTTTGTCCGATGTATATGTACCTCTTGACTACTATACGAGAAGGTCCAGAGGATTTGCTTACATACA GTTCGAAGATCCCCGAGATGCAGATGATGCCCTATATCACCTTGACAGATCAAGGTTCTACGGACGGGAGCTGGAAATCGAATTTGCCAGAGGAGACAGGAAGA CCCCAAATCAGATGAGAACTAAAGAGCGCCCAAGCAGGAGGTCTCCACACAGAGGACGTTATGATGATAGGCGTAGCCACCGGTCTCACAGCAGAAGCCCAAG GAGAAGGTCAAGATCCAGGAGTGGTGAAAAAAG ATACAGATCTAGATCTAGGAGTAACGATTATGATCGTAGGAG CAGAAGATCCCGCTCCAAGAGTTATGAGAGAAG ACGTTCCCGAAGCCGAGGTCGCCGTTCGTACACCCGATCCCGGTCCCCCTCCCCAAG GGGGGCAAGGTCGTACAGTCGATCAAGGTCAGGATCACCACCACCGAGAGCAGCAGAGAGGGGGCCTAGAAGTCGCACAAGAACCCCAGACAGAGATTAA